In Esox lucius isolate fEsoLuc1 chromosome 22, fEsoLuc1.pri, whole genome shotgun sequence, the genomic window GCTCAACATTGAAGCCCAAATCACATTGATAGAGAGGTGGCCTAAGAACAGTAGTAAGAGGAAAGTCTTGGAACAGCTACATATTGTGATATTTTCTTTGGCAATATATTGTATCATATtgacaatgtacatttttacatagGTTGTTTAAAACTAGAACTTATTTTCCAAGGTCGGGACAATTCCTTTTTAGCACATTCACCTTCaggaaaacagtttttttcctcTGGCTCTCTCTTGTTACTGTGCAATAGACATATAGGAGAAAATAAATGGCAACTAAATCATTATCAAATCCCAATACCTGTAGCCAGAATGACAATATGTATGATACATTTACAACTACATTGTTTTGTACAGCTGTTATGTGTGGGGCAATTCCCAACCCTACATGTTAGCCTCTTTGGAACAATCCACTGATCCGTTCATGGAAAATATGTTGATTATAATTCTAGACCTCCAGTTGCATAGCCTTGTTTTAAACAGTTGCATAGCATTGTCAGAGCCTGTGTTTCAGTGTTAACACCCCTGGCTTAGACACACGTAACCGCTCCTCCGACCCGGGTGACCATGGTTCAACTCCCCGCCCAACCCTTCAGTGTTGTTTCTGCCACTTTTCTGCATCCTCTCTGTCATTTCACAATGCTCTATTAGTCAGAAGCGCCCATTAAGCTAACATGACAGCCGTATCAAGTGATTTGATTTTACTGTGTAATTTGAATGGTGAAACCACAAAGTGCCGAGGGTGTTcctcagtgtttgttttctgtccGTCAAAATGACCTGTTGAATAAATAAGACATCCTCCTCCCGGGTCTGACAAGTAGAACTGGACAGAACGTCTTGTCCACATTAGCTTTATGATTTATGGATTTATAGAGATCGACCTATTCTTCGTACATCTGATATGAAGGGTTGCCTGGTTACAGATGAGGCTAAGTTATTCACGGGAACAAcgggctacacacacacacacacacacacacacacacacacacacacacagtagatgTTAATGAGCAGATGTTGCTGTTTAAAAAGGATAATGATTGGAATGAAAGCAAGGCCAAAAGATAAAAGAGGGATGAAAAAGAGGGTTACATCCGCTTCTACTCTTTATCActcatccctctatcctcttctcatccctctctcatcctcatCTCCCCGCCTTTGGATAAAAGCAGCGTTGTCTTTTGTCTGTCATAATTGCACCACAGCCCGTTGAAATGATGtcttgtgtgtttgggtgttaaTGTATAATGGCCGCAGTAGCGATggatgtgtggtgtgttttcagAAAACATCCATCTAAACCCTTAATGCAgctgttgtttgtgtttgtgtgtgtgtgtgtgtgtgtgtgtgttattgccCTCTGCTGGTAAGTAATGGCAGCGTCTGGGTTCATAATTCCTGCATGTTCACTCTGGAAGGGTTTCCTTTCAAgttcacatttttaaaacatataaagGTCAagtatatttataaataatgtatggACCATAGTTATGTATTTACAACTGGCCGTGCATTTACTCTGTATAAGAGTGAATAATCTTCATGAAAAGGATGACAGTTGTTTATTCCACGAGACCTTTCTTCCAGTTGACGTTGTTTGCTTTTAAGTGATTATAATTACGCAGTGAGGCACGAGGCGCCGCGGTACCACGCCGTTACCGTGGTATGTCCCGTACGCCACGTCCACCAACCAATCAGCAGTCGGGATTTGAAAGACCCCGGGCCTACTGACATGTCCCCCTCGGTGTGCCCTCCTGTAGCGGTGTCTAACCTGGATGTGGAGAGCAAGCTGACGGCACATTACCGGGCCCCGTGGCACCAGCAGCACAACGTGTTCCACCCCTGCAGCCGGCCGCCATGCGTAGAGGAGCTGCACCGGCACGCCCAGCAGAGTCTCCGCGCCCTgcacagaggtcagaggtcacatggacggccccacacacacacacacacacacacacacgtgccaACACCTTAAACAGCAGTGACAAAATAATTTGCTGGGATTTGGGAGGCTCTTGATTTAGTGCACCTTTTCAGGGAGAGGCATGAATGTATTGGACGGGAGTGTTTACAGCGCCAGGTTCCTAGCGGAGTGTTCACTCATTGGTTTCACAGATCACCGTCAGCGGTCGAACAGCCGCGAGCGCAGAGTGGCCATCTCCATCTCCGCGGCTCCTCCGATGCCCTCCTTCCCCTCACCACGCACCCTCCGGAGGCAGGAGCAGAGAGGCAGACACAGCCGCTCGGTAAGAGACTGTGAATCAGGAGGAGTGAATCCCTATGCATGCAATTCTCGATGGTTGTATTGGAGGAAGTACATTTCCACGCTATGGAAGGTCGTTTCGAtgctaacttttttttttttaaaccttggACACACTAAAAGTTTCAAATGCCATCTGTGTAATACTTGGCCAAAGCCTTGAATGTTCAGGTGTTTTGCATCCAGCCTCCAACAAAACCCACTAGATAATGCAGTAGTGTCCAGTGGAGCTTTTCCAATATGAGTTGGATGGTGTGTCTATTTGATTTATATCTACAAGAGGAGCAGTTCTGTAAATCAAATAAATCTCTTTGATTCACATTTACAAGCAGCAgcagagaccagagagagagagagaatatcaACCGCGGAAGGTAATTCATCACATGgtctagtctgtgtgtgtttgtagggacctgatgtccccacaaagataaTGAAACCCCAAAAATAGGTCCACGCAAGgttgtgatgtgtgtatgtgtgtgtgtgtgtgtccacccTGTTCTCTTGCCAATATCTACAATCACTGCACCCAAACCCTGACACACAACAGGAAGTGTATTTAATCAAGAAAACATATGGGGGTGTGCTTTATGGTCAATATACCAAAGCTAGTTCTCAGGCATGACACAACACAAAGCCTGGATCCTGCCCTTAGCTGGGGTATATTGTCCATACAACACAAAGCCTGGATCCTGCCCTTAGATGTGGTATATTGTCCATACAACACAAAGCCTGTGTCCTGCCCTTAGATGTGGTATATTGTCCATAAAACTAAGCCTGGATCCAGTCCTTAGATGTGGTTTATTGTCCATACAACTCATAGCCTGGATCCTGCCCTTAGCTGTGCTATATTGTCCATACAACACAAAGCCTGGATCcggcccttagctgtggtatattgtccATACAACTCACAGCCTGGATCCTGTCCTTAGATGTGGTATATTGTCCATACAACACAAAGCCTGGATCCTggccttagctgtggtatattgtccATACAACTCAATGCCTGGATTACATTTTTAGATGTGGTATATTGTCCATACAATTCAAACCCCTGAGGTACCTTAttgctgttttaaaatatgaaacattagAGAGTCATATTTTGTATAGACCATGACgtttagccaatcagcattcaggattcaaaccttgTAATGATACGTTACCTACTCTAGTCTTTCTAATCTGTGGTCATCATATTGTGGTTCTGTAACCATAAATCTAAattaaatctaaataaataaactcaaaAAAAGCTCTTTCTTCCTGTTTAATCGCTGCCACTAGGAGAGGCAGATGAGGGAAACAGAAATTCAGACAGTTCAAAGGAAGGTAACAGAAAATACATCTCTTGGAAATCGTCAAAATACATACTACCTTCCATCTCATCATATTTatcatgcattttttattttatttttgcatgcTTATGAATAGTGTATTTCTGTGGAGAAGAATCAGAATCTGTACTCTTTTATCTGATTGCTTTATCTTTCTTTAATGCTGCAGGAGAGACCTGTAAGAGATGTTGACTTTCAGACTATACAGAGAAAGGTAAATGGGAGGGGCTCAAATATGCTCCTGACACCGCAAATCTCCCTCTGACATTGTGCTGTATAACTTCTTTTTCTCTTACTACAGCTGCTAACATCTCTCCGTCCCAAGGATCGGAAATAACCGCTACGCCTCATCATTTACAGATTAATATCATTTTCTTGCTCCTATTTTCTTGTAGGTTTTGATGATGTCCCTTCCTGTTAATAATGGGAAGGAGGATGTGTCTCTTATTAAACTCCTTCTCATCACGTGAAGTCCCCACAATGCATTGTTTTTCTGTAAGCGACACGTGTCCCTCCGTAGTCCATCCTGTGTCTTTCATTCAATATCATTTTGTGTCCAAGTCGGATTTGTGTGTTTCATTTCTCCCATCAAGTTGTCAtcgttttgtttttctttacgtTTGTGTTTGTAGTGTGACAGAGCCCGCTCACCCTCCCCTTCTGATTGTTGCTTTTTGACTCCATGGAGCAGAAAGGTATTTGTCTGCATGGTCAAATCTGCAGCCTATAAACGTTCTACAAATAGTTCTATAACATCTAATACTTTATTTCCTTAAGGGGTCAATTCCATTTTCAAGTAGACTGAATATCAACTTCACTGCCTTTTAATGAGTAGAATTTGGAACTTTCTGAATTGATGAGTATTGAAATAGAATTGACCCTAGCTCTACTCTCCCTTCTGCTCCTGTAGCGAccttatctgtctgtcttcatctccAAAACATTCAAATCACCCATCTCCATTCCACTCCTTTCAACTTCTGACATGTATACAATTCTGAGACTTTCCttaatttatattatttcaCCCTTGACTGTATTAACCATCTCTTCTTAATGTCTTCATAATCTTAACAGTTTTTACCTAAATGGAATTGAAATGTGTGTTCGTACGTATTGTATGTATACTATATATTGTGTAATTGCATTAAATGTTATCGTTATTATGTTATTTGTGTTGCCACTCATTTTTAGTATGTATCCAAAATGGCAGCCAAAATATCTATCAGTTTTGACCATAAAAGGAACAGTGACTAAAGCCCTGCCAATTTTGACCATTTAATGAATAGACAGACTAAATACATACTAGATATAGCCACATAAAGAATAGACATTTGGCTATTTGGCTACTAAATCTCATTTTGTCCAGATATGGAAAAGTGTGCCATTGTAAGTCTTCTTTTAACCCTGACACCCGAAACAACCAGTCCAACACTTCCTGTCTGCTTCAGGCTGCCACTACCACCGACTCTGGTGAAGAGGCTATGGTGGGCCACAGGTCAAAGTGCGCCATCCCCAACCCCCCGTCCACACTGGACAAGCAGACCAACTGGTCCAAGGCCCTTCCACTGCCCACCCCCCAGGAAAGGATGAAGAGCGATCCGGCTGTCGTCTCCTCCTGCATCATCCCCATCAATGTCACTGGTAGGTACAGCTGGGGTGCATCTCTCTATGTGTAGTACCAGTCTCAATCTCCATATCCCTCACTCCTTCTCAATCTCCATCCCCCTCACTGCTTCTCAATCTCCATATCCCTCACTCCTTCTCAATCTCCATCCCCCTCACTGCTTCTCAATCTCCATCCCCCTCACTGCTTCTCAATCTCCATCCCCCTCACTGCTTCTCAATCTCCATCCCCCTCACTGCTTCTCAATCTCCATTTCCCTCACTGCTTCTCAatctccatctccctcactgcttctccatctccctcactgCTTCTCAATCTCCATCACCCTCACTGCTTCTTAATCACCCTCACTGCTTCTTAATCTCCCTCACTGCTTCTCAATCTCCCTCACTGCTTCTCAATCTCCCTCACTGCTTCTCAATCTCCATATCCCTCACTGCTTCTCAATCTCCCTCACTGCTTCTCAatctccatctccctcactgcttctccatctccctcactgCTTCTCAATCTCCATCACCCTCACTGCTTCTTAATCACCCTCACTGCTTCTTAATCACCCTCACTGCTTCTCAATCTCCCTCACTGCTTCTCAATCTCCCTCACTGCTTCTCAATCTCCCTCACTGCTTCTCAATCTCCCTCACTGCTTCTCAATCTCCATATCCCTCACTGCTTCTCAATCTCCCTCACTGCTTCTCAatctccatctccctcactgCTTCTCAatctccatctccctcactgCTTCTCAATCTCCCTCACTGCTTCTCAATCTCCCTCACTGATTCTCTATCTCCCTCACTGCTTCTCAatctccatctccctcactgCTTTTCAATCTCCCTCACTGCTTTTCAATCTCCCTCACTGCTTTTCAATCTCCCTCACTGCTTCTCAATCTTCCTCACTGCTTCTCAatctccatctccctcactctctctctcattcttcatttccctcactctctctctttctccatttccctcactctctgtctcaatTCAATCtcattatctgtctctctctatttctctctctctttcactcaccCTCAccttttgtctctcttttgAAAATTCTCTTTTTCAACGTCAATCATAATCTCCCTCTTTCACACTTACTATTTCTTTCCTCTGtcattttctcctctctctgggCGGATGtctaatcaattaatcaattaatgactatgctgtttgttttttagtGCCTGCATGTAACTTGTAAACTGTGTGGAATGCGATTTggaaaacaatcaatcaatccatcAGTCGGTCAGTGAATTGCATCCAGAGCAGCTGTTTCACATGGCCATTGTCCCTGTTCACAGGGGTGGGGTTTGACCGGGAGGCGAGCGTGCGCTGCTCCCTTGTGCACTCCCAGTCTGTGCTGCAGCGAAGGAGGAAACTCAGGCGGAGGAAGACCATCACAGGCATCCCCAGACGGGTTCAACAGGACATGGGTGCGTCTGGTGATGCCTGCACTGTTATTATTGTCTGGTGATGCTGGCACTGTTATTATTGTCTGGTGATGCCTGCACCGTTATTACTGTCTTAAGATGTCTGGTGATGTCTGCACTGTTGTTACAGTCTTACGGCTTTTCATTTCACTCTTCACAGTGGGTTTAATAAGATACAATTTATTTGGGAAAAAACATGTATAATTATCCTAACGTGCCAAAAAATACACTTTAAACTATTTATATTCATCTGCCTGGGGTTTTGCCGACGGACAAGAAACAGTCCTGTTCTCTTCGTGCTGACCCGTGACGCGCTGACCCGTGACGCGCTGACCCGTGACGCGCTGACCCGTGACGCGCTGACCCGTGACGCGCTGACCCGTGACGCGCTGACCCGTGACGCGCTGACCCGTGACGCGCTGACCCGTGACGCGCTGACCGATATCCTGTGTTCCGCTGTAGATTCTGATGAGTCTCCTGTGGCGCGAGAGAGGACAGTGATCGTCCACGCCAACACACATCTGTCCCTGTGCCAAGAGGAGGGGTCCCTCCGAGGAGGACACACAAAGGACTCCGGCTGCCAGACCGATGACTGCCTCATCGCTGCCGGTGGCGCCCCGTCGCGGAGACGCATCCGAGCCCAGCGAGGCGGCCAGGGCGGCGTCCccgcctctctctcccactccaccGGGaacatctcctccctccccgACCACCCGGACACCGCCATGTACACCGCCTCCGGCTCGCGCCTCCGCTCGCGCAGCCTCCCGCGCGAGGGCGGCCGAATCCGCGACGAAGACCAGGACGACAGTGACGAGGACGAGGACGACGAGGAGGACGAAGATGACGAGGAGGAGCTCTCTCCTTACGAGACGGAGGACTTCCTGCCCGGGGCGGGGCCGAGGATGTTGAAGGACGAGGAGGAGAGTACGGATGACCAAGCTGGGCCAGACCTGCAGTTGGGCAGCCTGAAGAGGATGCAGCACAGCCAGGGAGGGAGCCCGGAACACATCTGGATGGAGCGAGGGCGCTCCCGGCTGCCCCGGAAGGCGGACATGGGAAGCTGCGAGATCTCGTCCAGCTCTGACACCTTCAGCAGCCCCATTCACTGTATCTCCACCACAGGTGTTCTGGGAGGCCAGCTCGACCACAAGGTTTGTCTCTGTCGACTTCTTCACTAGTACCTCTGTGAGTCCCAACTGGCACTAATGGTAGTGCGCTGCTTCTGCCACTACAGTGATGCACTTTGAACCAGGGTGTCCCTTGGGAGACTGGCTGTCTCTTTGCTTTGCTTTGCCCTGATACAACTGATTAATATCATTCATTCTAGGAGGACCACCAGTCTTCCAGCGGAAACTGGAGCGGGTCCAGTTCCACATGCCCCTCCCAAACGTCTGAGACACTCCCCCCTGCTCCCTCCCCTCCACTGACCGGCTCCTCCCACTGTGATTCGGAGCTGTCGCTCAACGCTGCGCCGCATGCTATTGATGACCTAACCGGGTTCATCATCGACCCTTACCACTCGGATAGGCCGCAGGTGGGTTTTCCTCTTTTTGCTGTTATAAACCAGTTCCCAACACAATTAGGACAGTCATCCCTGTGGTATACAGTGTCATATACCATGGTTTTCAACCCATCAGCATTCAGCCTTTGAACCACCTGGTATGAACTACTGTATGTAGGTCAGTCCTGGGTTCTGAAATCCTGAAACatcacagaaaataatttatcaGTGCCTGTTTGAGCTTGCTTGGCATAAGGAACACAGAATACATATAGagtcatacatacatacatacttatatatattcagtttataagagaccactgcacctctttctttccaaaaaagtgaaaaggaaaggttttgagtgaggaacagaagggttaaaattaagagaccactgctaattgaacgcatctgttcctcactcaaaacttttcttttcaacttttttggaaaggaaagaaaaaggtgccgtggtctcttaatttttcccgggGCTGTATATtcttaaatatttcattatgcAGATATAGtaaattgtaattaattattgCCCACTTTATACCAGGGCCAGGGTCATAGGTCCTGCTCCTTCACCTCCTCAGCCACTGACCAGCTGGATGACGCCGGGGTCAGTACCGCCAGCGAGGGGGAGTGGGCGTACCCCCAAGACCAGGTAACACTGCTAACTAGAACACAGAGTGTATTAATGTTCTGTATTTCATGTTATATCACCATGTATCCTACTCTGTTGTAGTAAAGCATGTTCTGTGTGGTTTTGTTTTACGGAATTCTATTTTATCATTATGTATTTTGGTTGGCTCTTTCATGCTTGATCTTACCTCATCCTGTTTTCCAGGCTGACAATGACCAGGAGCAGCCGTGCGGTCAGGACTTCAGCCCCAGGCGTTCCTCCAGGGGCGACCAGACCAGGTTGAACTTCACCAGCATCAACGCCTATGAGGGCTTCTCCGACCAAGCGCCCCCTAGTACTGCAGCCGACTCCCAGGGCTTCTACTCCGCCGTGCACTTTGACCCCATGCATGGACAGAGTTACAGGAGCTACATACACAACTATGCAGTGGTGGGATCTGGTGCTGACTGTGGCCAGGGTAGTACTGGGGCTGCTTGTCCTGGCGTAGGCGAAGGAATGGATGGGTACCCCCCCCAGACCTCAGAATACAGGGGGGCCACCATGACGCTAGGTAGGCTGTGTCGGCCGCTGAAAAAACCAAAGGCCAAGCCCCCCCCACCAAAACGTACCTCATCGCTGAAGGAGGCGTGTGGATCTGGCGCTCCGGAGAGCGTCCTCCCCGAGCCGAGCGACCAGGCGGAGCCAACGACACCCCTCAGTGGGCAGAGCCAGACCCAAACGCTGAACCTGCCTGTGTCCCCCAGAGATCGGGAGATGAGGCTGCAGCTGGACCTGACCTGCCCAGGACAGGCGGAGGTTGCTGGGCTGGAGGCCGACGTGGCTGTGGTGAGCGGTGGAGGAGGTGCCTGGGGGATGGGGAGCCCCCGGAGCCCTAGGACCGTGGAGATGACGGAGCCCACCTCCTTCggctccacagacacacactccttcAAGAATGAGGGGGCCGTGCAGTCCGACTATGCAGACCTCTGGCTCCTCAATGACTTGAAATCCAAAAACAGCAGCGACCCCTACGGATCGCTGTCCAACTCCAGCACTGCTACCGGTACTACTGTTGTCGAATGCATCAGGTCTCCGGTggacacctcctcctctcccggTGGAGAGACCCGGGCCTTGGTGCATTCCTCCGGCTCTGGTTCCAGCTCTTCCAGGCCCGCCTCGCCTCCTCTTCCGCCTGGGGATGGGGACTTCAAGCTGGGGTCCCCTGAGAAATTGGCTGGCCTTGCCTCACCCTCCAGCGGATACTCCAGCCAGTCTGAGACACCCACGTCGTCGTTCCCGTCGGCGTTCTTCCCCGGGCCGCTTTCTCCGAACAGCGGGAAACGGAAGCCCAAAGTCCCAGAGAGGAAGTCGTCTCTGTCATCCCTGCAGAACCAGACCCActtctccagctctgcctcttcctcatcctcctcctcttccacgtCATCCAGGAAGGACTATGACTTCCCGGCTCCACCCACCCAACTTGACTTAAGTGCTCTTCACAGCGGCAGCCACAGCAGCCGACCTTTACCCATGCTGGCCCACCGGACCCACATGCAGACGCTGCA contains:
- the nhsb gene encoding Nance-Horan syndrome protein isoform X5, with the translated sequence MPFAKRIVEPQLLCRQPIPNDEGSLNIEDLCSINNVVLSRTLRQLSDLAKHACSLFQELENEIMSTNQRVWVLQNKIGKIQQTANGLDPKKEAVPVSNLDVESKLTAHYRAPWHQQHNVFHPCSRPPCVEELHRHAQQSLRALHRDHRQRSNSRERRVAISISAAPPMPSFPSPRTLRRQEQRGRHSRSERPVRDVDFQTIQRKCDRARSPSPSDCCFLTPWSRKAATTTDSGEEAMVGHRSKCAIPNPPSTLDKQTNWSKALPLPTPQERMKSDPAVVSSCIIPINVTGVGFDREASVRCSLVHSQSVLQRRRKLRRRKTITGIPRRVQQDMDSDESPVARERTVIVHANTHLSLCQEEGSLRGGHTKDSGCQTDDCLIAAGGAPSRRRIRAQRGGQGGVPASLSHSTGNISSLPDHPDTAMYTASGSRLRSRSLPREGGRIRDEDQDDSDEDEDDEEDEDDEEELSPYETEDFLPGAGPRMLKDEEESTDDQAGPDLQLGSLKRMQHSQGGSPEHIWMERGRSRLPRKADMGSCEISSSSDTFSSPIHCISTTGVLGGQLDHKEDHQSSSGNWSGSSSTCPSQTSETLPPAPSPPLTGSSHCDSELSLNAAPHAIDDLTGFIIDPYHSDRPQGQGHRSCSFTSSATDQLDDAGVSTASEGEWAYPQDQADNDQEQPCGQDFSPRRSSRGDQTRLNFTSINAYEGFSDQAPPSTAADSQGFYSAVHFDPMHGQSYRSYIHNYAVVGSGADCGQGSTGAACPGVGEGMDGYPPQTSEYRGATMTLGRLCRPLKKPKAKPPPPKRTSSLKEACGSGAPESVLPEPSDQAEPTTPLSGQSQTQTLNLPVSPRDREMRLQLDLTCPGQAEVAGLEADVAVVSGGGGAWGMGSPRSPRTVEMTEPTSFGSTDTHSFKNEGAVQSDYADLWLLNDLKSKNSSDPYGSLSNSSTATGTTVVECIRSPVDTSSSPGGETRALVHSSGSGSSSSRPASPPLPPGDGDFKLGSPEKLAGLASPSSGYSSQSETPTSSFPSAFFPGPLSPNSGKRKPKVPERKSSLSSLQNQTHFSSSASSSSSSSSTSSRKDYDFPAPPTQLDLSALHSGSHSSRPLPMLAHRTHMQTLHQNKQKAAAAAAAAAEARAANNAAANANTSANANTSANANAMASATSSGFSYGSAMTPEAPLAANPMALAITPTVLRSVQLRSTCQRAADSAQAQSQGAQGQEPPPPPQAWTHEARGAPATRPKMPSVTIVTPHSDTNTRPLPPRRPIAQKPPPPQIQDHYQNLSQEQHPHSVTHQHPTPMQHPDGPPPYESLARHRQDRYGPGTFWAMTAFRTRLAEPMEPLELEEPTHRAPPPTPEPIVPTTHPECHVLGERTEDEEEDEDEEHDREISRVMSHSQGLMREYRERNQREHPREPPTYETLEESHSYQSQSQYHSNTVRRCDLEPRGSPNKVPGTTAAASHPYPISGLRGGSEDDHEMTPFGVPSRSASQDNSRGDSTTPETEDYFSKDSTSPSDNSLSPMTDETTKPDDDVVFTSPSKSRTTEDLFAMIHRSKRKVLGRKDSGELSGKSRLCPPPAAVVPPVAVLPAIPPPPPLNIPTGSTLSPAGTQRTPGPIYRSAKKSSTSNEEFKLLLLKKGSRTDSSYRMSATEILKSPIAPKSPGDPLSADSQARYSTEDPSSPLQEPSLQGPGEQLFPPSLLPRTNSDSFSPKTLPMSASSRQGRSRIPPAANSSRYSTRSRLYTAPMQAISEGETENSDGSPHDDRSS
- the nhsb gene encoding Nance-Horan syndrome protein isoform X7, with product MPFAKRIVEPQLLCRQPIPNDEGSLNIEDLCSINNVVLSRTLRQLSDLAKHACSLFQELENEIMSTNQRVWVLQNKIGKIQQTANGLDPKKEAVPVSNLDVESKLTAHYRAPWHQQHNVFHPCSRPPCVEELHRHAQQSLRALHRDHRQRSNSRERRVAISISAAPPMPSFPSPRTLRRQEQRGRHSRSERPVRDVDFQTIQRKAATTTDSGEEAMVGHRSKCAIPNPPSTLDKQTNWSKALPLPTPQERMKSDPAVVSSCIIPINVTGVGFDREASVRCSLVHSQSVLQRRRKLRRRKTITGIPRRVQQDMDSDESPVARERTVIVHANTHLSLCQEEGSLRGGHTKDSGCQTDDCLIAAGGAPSRRRIRAQRGGQGGVPASLSHSTGNISSLPDHPDTAMYTASGSRLRSRSLPREGGRIRDEDQDDSDEDEDDEEDEDDEEELSPYETEDFLPGAGPRMLKDEEESTDDQAGPDLQLGSLKRMQHSQGGSPEHIWMERGRSRLPRKADMGSCEISSSSDTFSSPIHCISTTGVLGGQLDHKEDHQSSSGNWSGSSSTCPSQTSETLPPAPSPPLTGSSHCDSELSLNAAPHAIDDLTGFIIDPYHSDRPQGQGHRSCSFTSSATDQLDDAGVSTASEGEWAYPQDQADNDQEQPCGQDFSPRRSSRGDQTRLNFTSINAYEGFSDQAPPSTAADSQGFYSAVHFDPMHGQSYRSYIHNYAVVGSGADCGQGSTGAACPGVGEGMDGYPPQTSEYRGATMTLGRLCRPLKKPKAKPPPPKRTSSLKEACGSGAPESVLPEPSDQAEPTTPLSGQSQTQTLNLPVSPRDREMRLQLDLTCPGQAEVAGLEADVAVVSGGGGAWGMGSPRSPRTVEMTEPTSFGSTDTHSFKNEGAVQSDYADLWLLNDLKSKNSSDPYGSLSNSSTATGTTVVECIRSPVDTSSSPGGETRALVHSSGSGSSSSRPASPPLPPGDGDFKLGSPEKLAGLASPSSGYSSQSETPTSSFPSAFFPGPLSPNSGKRKPKVPERKSSLSSLQNQTHFSSSASSSSSSSSTSSRKDYDFPAPPTQLDLSALHSGSHSSRPLPMLAHRTHMQTLHQNKQKAAAAAAAAAEARAANNAAANANTSANANTSANANAMASATSSGFSYGSAMTPEAPLAANPMALAITPTVLRSVQLRSTCQRAADSAQAQSQGAQGQEPPPPPQAWTHEARGAPATRPKMPSVTIVTPHSDTNTRPLPPRRPIAQKPPPPQIQDHYQNLSQEQHPHSVTHQHPTPMQHPDGPPPYESLARHRQDRYGPGTFWAMTAFRTRLAEPMEPLELEEPTHRAPPPTPEPIVPTTHPECHVLGERTEDEEEDEDEEHDREISRVMSHSQGLMREYRERNQREHPREPPTYETLEESHSYQSQSQYHSNTVRRCDLEPRGSPNKVPGTTAAASHPYPISGLRGGSEDDHEMTPFGVPSRSASQDNSRGDSTTPETEDYFSKDSTSPSDNSLSPMTDETTKPDDDVVFTSPSKSRTTEDLFAMIHRSKRKVLGRKDSGELSGKSRLCPPPAAVVPPVAVLPAIPPPPPLNIPTGSTLSPAGTQRTPGPIYRSAKKSSTSNEEFKLLLLKKGSRTDSSYRMSATEILKSPIAPKSPGDPLSADSQARYSTEDPSSPLQEPSLQGPGEQLFPPSLLPRTNSDSFSPKTLPMSASSRQGRSRIPPAANSSRYSTRSRLYTAPMQAISEGETENSDGSPHDDRSS
- the nhsb gene encoding Nance-Horan syndrome protein isoform X9; amino-acid sequence: MGRRMCLLLNSFSSREVPTMHCFSCDRARSPSPSDCCFLTPWSRKAATTTDSGEEAMVGHRSKCAIPNPPSTLDKQTNWSKALPLPTPQERMKSDPAVVSSCIIPINVTGVGFDREASVRCSLVHSQSVLQRRRKLRRRKTITGIPRRVQQDMDSDESPVARERTVIVHANTHLSLCQEEGSLRGGHTKDSGCQTDDCLIAAGGAPSRRRIRAQRGGQGGVPASLSHSTGNISSLPDHPDTAMYTASGSRLRSRSLPREGGRIRDEDQDDSDEDEDDEEDEDDEEELSPYETEDFLPGAGPRMLKDEEESTDDQAGPDLQLGSLKRMQHSQGGSPEHIWMERGRSRLPRKADMGSCEISSSSDTFSSPIHCISTTGVLGGQLDHKEDHQSSSGNWSGSSSTCPSQTSETLPPAPSPPLTGSSHCDSELSLNAAPHAIDDLTGFIIDPYHSDRPQGQGHRSCSFTSSATDQLDDAGVSTASEGEWAYPQDQADNDQEQPCGQDFSPRRSSRGDQTRLNFTSINAYEGFSDQAPPSTAADSQGFYSAVHFDPMHGQSYRSYIHNYAVVGSGADCGQGSTGAACPGVGEGMDGYPPQTSEYRGATMTLGRLCRPLKKPKAKPPPPKRTSSLKEACGSGAPESVLPEPSDQAEPTTPLSGQSQTQTLNLPVSPRDREMRLQLDLTCPGQAEVAGLEADVAVVSGGGGAWGMGSPRSPRTVEMTEPTSFGSTDTHSFKNEGAVQSDYADLWLLNDLKSKNSSDPYGSLSNSSTATGTTVVECIRSPVDTSSSPGGETRALVHSSGSGSSSSRPASPPLPPGDGDFKLGSPEKLAGLASPSSGYSSQSETPTSSFPSAFFPGPLSPNSGKRKPKVPERKSSLSSLQNQTHFSSSASSSSSSSSTSSRKDYDFPAPPTQLDLSALHSGSHSSRPLPMLAHRTHMQTLHQNKQKAAAAAAAAAEARAANNAAANANTSANANTSANANAMASATSSGFSYGSAMTPEAPLAANPMALAITPTVLRSVQLRSTCQRAADSAQAQSQGAQGQEPPPPPQAWTHEARGAPATRPKMPSVTIVTPHSDTNTRPLPPRRPIAQKPPPPQIQDHYQNLSQEQHPHSVTHQHPTPMQHPDGPPPYESLARHRQDRYGPGTFWAMTAFRTRLAEPMEPLELEEPTHRAPPPTPEPIVPTTHPECHVLGERTEDEEEDEDEEHDREISRVMSHSQGLMREYRERNQREHPREPPTYETLEESHSYQSQSQYHSNTVRRCDLEPRGSPNKVPGTTAAASHPYPISGLRGGSEDDHEMTPFGVPSRSASQDNSRGDSTTPETEDYFSKDSTSPSDNSLSPMTDETTKPDDDVVFTSPSKSRTTEDLFAMIHRSKRKVLGRKDSGELSGKSRLCPPPAAVVPPVAVLPAIPPPPPLNIPTGSTLSPAGTQRTPGPIYRSAKKSSTSNEEFKLLLLKKGSRTDSSYRMSATEILKSPIAPKSPGDPLSADSQARYSTEDPSSPLQEPSLQGPGEQLFPPSLLPRTNSDSFSPKTLPMSASSRQGRSRIPPAANSSRYSTRSRLYTAPMQAISEGETENSDGSPHDDRSS